Proteins encoded within one genomic window of Oryza glaberrima chromosome 12, OglaRS2, whole genome shotgun sequence:
- the LOC127756853 gene encoding uncharacterized protein LOC127756853, which produces MAPKRKPDGDGVGESTDEFAKPLDDTMEFAKPVYLVAVREDDQAAYSILKIDAAAGNDEPPRVRAVAVLTTGTERGMSFVTAHSKHGSWIVGVGGGLRAGTIIFDPSTLKTFQGPRLGYPKHKPVLISHGSEVYAISGTPRVKPSMDCEPWFEYLSFKEGVPYKECGRWVSWHHLPPPPFFPCLLDPYEFRNPPEISVSSYAVVDSHILISPQPELAVGTYAFHVVNKVWEKVHDKNLPFLGQAVPLGGSLFAAWPISAASTSAASVFHMSIKISSSIPVAPVTVSTPSLSIQEFMLVASEDKIPWPLFCPMGKGSFCCIRLTPSRRWHSHKIKYLNKEVKVLSTAFRIKNIEAIMTHCQSQRGKAKDQLLAVQMKEQRHKCESNGLLGLLGSGMPVIAALSMDTQNIELRDETIGTIGASGATKSIILEAPVIPTGR; this is translated from the exons ATGGCGCCCAAGAGGAAGCcggatggcgacggcgtggggGAATCAACCGACGAGTTCGCAAAGCCGTTGGACGACACGATGGAGTTCGCCAAGCCGGTGTACCTTGTGGCGGTGCGCGAGGACGACCAGGCGGCCTACTCCATCCTGAAGatcgatgccgccgccggtaacgacgagccgccgcgcgtccgCGCCGTTGCCGTGCTGACGACCGGCACCGAGCGTGGCATGTCCTTCGTCACGGCGCATTCGAAGCACGGGTCGTGGattgtcggcgtcggcggcgggctaAGAGCCGGCACCATCATCTTCGACCCGAGCACATTGAAGACGTTCCAGGGCCCGCGGCTCGGCTACCCCAAGCACAAGCCCGTCTTGATCTCCCATGGCAGCGAGGTATACGCCATCTCAGGCACCCCCAGGGTGAAGCCCTCCATGGATTGCGAGCCATGGTTCGAATATCTCAGCTTCAAAGAGGGTGTCCCCTACAAGGAGTGCGGCCGTTGGGTCTCCTGGCATCACCTGCCGCCACCACCCTTCTTCCCGTGTCTCTTGGACCCCTATGAATTTCGCAATCCACCTGAAATTTCAGTCTCATCCTATGCTGTCGTGGACTCTCACATTTTGATTTCCCCGCAGCCAGAACTAGCGGTAGGTACTTACGCTTTTCATGTGGTGAACAAAGTGTGGGAGAAGGTCCACGACAAGAACCTGCCTTTTCTTGGTCAGGCTGTGCCCCTTGGCGGCAGCCTCTTCGCTGCCTGGCCCATATCTGCTGCCTCAACCTCAGCTGCCTCTGTGTTCCACATGTCCATCAAGATCTCTTCGTCCATTCCGGTCGCTCCGGTGACTGTGAGCACTCCCTCATTATCAATCCAAGAGTTCATGTTGGTGGCATCAGAGGACAAGATTCCCTGGCCACTCTTCTGCCCCATGGGAAAGGGCAGCTTCTGTTGCATCAGGTTGACACCCTCTCGTCGCTGGCATAGCCACAAAATCAAGTACTTGAACAAGGAGGTCAAGGTTCTCTCGACTGCCTTTCGGATCAAGAACATTGAGGCTATCATGACTCACTGTCAGTCACAGCGGGGCAAGGCTAAGGATCAGCTACTTGCAGTACAAATGAAGGAACAGAGGCATAAATGTGAATCCAACGGCTTACTTGGTTTGCTGGGCTCTGGCATGCCTGTGATTGCCGCCCTCTCTAT GGACACGCAAAATATTGAGCTGCGGGATGAAACAATTGGGACAATAGGAGCAAGCGGAGCTACTAAAAGCATTATCTTGGAAGCACCTGTAATTCCGACAGGTAGATAA